One Catillopecten margaritatus gill symbiont DNA window includes the following coding sequences:
- the rpsO gene encoding 30S ribosomal protein S15 — protein sequence MSIDTQAIIKEYQTAEGDTGSTNVQVALLTARIKHLTEHFKTHKKDHHSRRGLLHLVSQRKKLLAYLRGSNVPAYSDLISRLGLRK from the coding sequence ATGTCAATCGATACACAAGCAATCATCAAAGAATACCAAACTGCGGAAGGTGACACAGGCTCAACCAATGTGCAAGTCGCTTTATTAACGGCTCGCATCAAGCATTTAACTGAGCATTTTAAGACACACAAAAAAGACCATCATTCAAGAAGAGGTCTTTTACATTTGGTCTCTCAGCGTAAAAAATTATTGGCTTATCTTAGAGGCAGTAATGTTCCTGCTTATTCAGATTTAATTTCTCGCTTAGGGCTTAGAAAATAA